In Bryobacteraceae bacterium, the following proteins share a genomic window:
- a CDS encoding NAD(P)H-binding protein yields the protein MVVISGATGYLGRPLAESLVERGTPVRAIVRAGSAVKLPRGVEAVTADPLDGGTFAAFIPRDATFVHLAGTPRPAPWKGLEFRAVDLPAALASIDAARAAGAGHFVYVSVAHPAPIMRAYVEVRRTCEQALVSSGVRHTILRPWYVLGPGHWWPYALAPFYGLAERVPTWRESARRLGLVTHRQMVEALLRAVDARPERGRIVGVAEIRAGGR from the coding sequence ATGGTTGTGATCTCGGGAGCTACGGGATACCTGGGACGGCCGCTCGCCGAGAGCCTAGTGGAGCGAGGGACGCCTGTGCGGGCGATCGTGCGGGCGGGCTCCGCGGTGAAGCTGCCGCGCGGCGTGGAGGCGGTGACGGCGGATCCGCTCGATGGCGGAACGTTCGCCGCGTTCATCCCGCGGGATGCGACGTTCGTGCATCTGGCCGGCACGCCGCGGCCGGCGCCGTGGAAGGGGCTGGAGTTCCGCGCCGTCGATCTCCCCGCTGCGCTCGCCTCGATCGACGCGGCGCGCGCGGCCGGAGCGGGGCATTTTGTTTACGTGAGCGTCGCGCATCCGGCGCCGATCATGCGCGCATATGTCGAAGTTCGCCGGACGTGCGAACAGGCGCTCGTCTCCTCCGGTGTGCGCCACACGATCCTGCGCCCCTGGTACGTCCTCGGTCCCGGGCATTGGTGGCCCTACGCGCTGGCGCCGTTCTATGGGCTGGCGGAGCGGGTACCGACGTGGCGCGAATCGGCGCGACGGCTCGGCCTTGTGACGCACCGGCAGATGGTGGAAGCGCTGCTCCGAGCGGTGGATGCGCGGCCGGAGCGGGGGCGTATCGTCGGCGTGGCGGAAATTCGCGCCGGCGGCCGATAG